A section of the Mesorhizobium loti genome encodes:
- a CDS encoding AraC family transcriptional regulator: MADTAIKCDEKARGRSEPPGRPPRNRAVMKHSDVLGGLDYLAADYHRQDFSKHIHNEYLIGLIERGVHDVWCRGEVWHAGSGTVATFAPGEPHFGGAGDDLGWSQKIFYMPEGLVRQVLEHSGQNEPGTIDFKSPFQENAPVAHGLSAFWRLLEHGHSSALEIEEHLIRFLPHVFAQVGRSRVAEPKFVPPRFRDVCDFIHAHFDEVLQLAALAALAGCSKATLIDGFKAHFGLPPTRYLIQVRIDEARRLLRRGQQVADVAVAVGFADQSHLTRHFKAVLGVTPARYLSV, translated from the coding sequence GTGGCCGATACCGCCATCAAATGCGACGAAAAGGCGCGTGGCCGTTCTGAACCTCCGGGCCGGCCGCCGCGCAATCGTGCGGTGATGAAGCACTCCGATGTCCTTGGTGGGCTCGATTACCTGGCGGCGGACTATCACCGGCAGGATTTCTCCAAGCATATCCACAACGAGTATCTAATCGGGCTGATCGAGCGAGGCGTCCATGATGTCTGGTGCCGAGGTGAGGTTTGGCACGCCGGTAGCGGCACCGTCGCGACCTTCGCGCCCGGCGAACCGCATTTCGGGGGTGCTGGTGACGATCTTGGCTGGAGCCAGAAGATCTTCTACATGCCCGAAGGCCTTGTCCGGCAAGTCCTTGAGCACAGCGGCCAAAACGAACCCGGAACGATCGACTTCAAAAGCCCGTTCCAGGAGAATGCGCCAGTTGCACACGGCCTCAGCGCGTTTTGGCGCCTGCTTGAACATGGGCATAGCTCGGCACTGGAGATCGAGGAGCATCTGATCCGTTTCCTGCCCCACGTCTTCGCACAAGTCGGCAGGTCGCGCGTTGCTGAGCCAAAATTCGTGCCACCGAGGTTCCGTGACGTATGTGACTTCATCCATGCCCACTTTGACGAAGTTCTGCAGCTCGCCGCCTTGGCCGCCCTCGCCGGATGCTCCAAGGCGACGTTGATCGATGGCTTCAAGGCGCATTTCGGGTTGCCCCCCACCCGCTACCTGATCCAGGTCCGCATCGACGAGGCGCGACGGCTGCTGAGGCGAGGCCAGCAGGTCGCCGATGTCGCCGTCGCGGTAGGGTTCGCGGACCAGAGCCACCTGACCCGGCACTTCAAGGCGGTGCTGGGGGTGACGCCGGCACGTTACCTCTCGGTTTGA
- a CDS encoding cytochrome P450 family protein, producing MRVENDHCDVIGVPAAPTQLDRLSSAILRQGGMARVSLPGDVVTWAAARHQTLRQMLSDQRFNKDWRQWRALQAGEIPENHPLIGICKVDNMTTAHGADHRRLRGLLSSSFAPSRIALLAPRVEQCVDRLLAEMAQRGGSADLMSEFAAPLPTNVIAELFGLPDEQREEIVALTYSLANTSATAEEVRQTRQRIPTFFRRLIALKRGRLGDDLASALIVARDKGELVSDTELIDMLFMVLSAGFVTTAGVIGNGVLALLTHPQQLHLVRSGQVPWSQAIEEILRWGSSAANLPFRYATQDVEIDGCMVRRGDAVLMAFHAANRDEKAFGPGADRFDVTRRHNPHLSFGEGPHACLGAALARLELRCAFPALFGRLEDLALTIAPEDVVYMPSYIIRCPQRLPVTFRPSSA from the coding sequence ATGCGCGTAGAAAACGATCATTGCGACGTGATCGGTGTGCCGGCCGCTCCCACGCAACTTGATCGTCTTTCTTCTGCGATTCTGCGGCAGGGGGGGATGGCGCGAGTCTCGCTGCCAGGCGATGTGGTGACCTGGGCGGCAGCCCGTCACCAGACGCTCAGGCAGATGCTTTCCGACCAGCGTTTCAACAAGGACTGGCGACAGTGGCGGGCGCTGCAGGCCGGCGAGATTCCCGAGAATCATCCGCTGATCGGGATATGCAAAGTGGACAACATGACCACGGCGCACGGCGCCGATCACCGGCGCTTGCGCGGCCTGCTGTCCAGCAGCTTCGCGCCCAGTCGTATCGCCTTGCTGGCGCCACGGGTCGAACAATGCGTCGATCGACTCCTGGCCGAGATGGCGCAGCGCGGCGGCAGTGCCGATCTGATGAGCGAGTTCGCCGCTCCGCTGCCCACCAACGTGATCGCCGAACTCTTCGGTTTGCCGGACGAACAGCGCGAAGAGATCGTCGCGCTCACCTACAGCCTGGCCAACACCTCCGCCACAGCCGAAGAGGTGCGACAGACGCGGCAGCGCATCCCGACGTTCTTCCGTCGCCTGATCGCGCTCAAGCGGGGCCGGCTCGGCGATGATCTGGCTTCGGCCCTGATCGTCGCGCGTGACAAAGGCGAGCTCGTTTCCGACACCGAGCTCATCGACATGCTGTTCATGGTGCTCTCCGCGGGCTTCGTGACCACCGCCGGCGTCATCGGCAATGGCGTGCTGGCATTGCTGACGCATCCGCAGCAACTGCACCTGGTGCGCAGCGGCCAAGTTCCGTGGTCACAGGCGATCGAGGAGATCCTGCGCTGGGGCAGCTCAGCGGCCAATCTGCCGTTCCGCTATGCCACCCAGGACGTGGAGATCGACGGATGCATGGTCCGCCGCGGCGATGCCGTCCTGATGGCGTTCCATGCGGCGAACCGGGACGAAAAGGCCTTCGGTCCCGGCGCCGACAGGTTCGATGTCACCCGGCGGCACAACCCGCATCTGTCGTTCGGCGAGGGGCCGCATGCCTGCCTGGGCGCTGCGCTGGCGCGCCTGGAATTGCGCTGCGCCTTCCCCGCACTGTTCGGGCGGCTGGAGGATCTGGCGCTGACCATCGCCCCGGAGGACGTCGTCTACATGCCGTCTTACATCATTCGCTGCCCGCAGCGCCTGCCGGTCACCTTCCGGCCTTCCAGCGCTTAG
- a CDS encoding multiubiquitin domain-containing protein, translated as MPDAANFTYKLNGRVVATDDAIVSGRAVRNSGGLDPASDYILIQIADRTSRSIGLEEAIDLRQMPQPEFLSFKGDSTFSFTVNERGWEWGAATISASDIYRYASIAEELELILDSAGDTVIPADGAVVLGGHGVERIRSREAKTVVIKINGRSRTIPRRKHSYREIALLAYPDADFEKFKYTITYLKGVHGAEGDLVEGEKIEVKNGMVFNVRRSDKS; from the coding sequence ATGCCTGACGCAGCGAACTTTACATATAAGCTGAACGGCCGCGTGGTGGCTACCGATGACGCCATCGTTTCAGGTCGCGCGGTCCGCAACAGCGGTGGGCTTGATCCAGCCAGCGACTATATTCTCATCCAGATAGCCGACAGGACATCGCGTTCGATCGGCCTTGAGGAAGCGATCGACCTGCGACAGATGCCCCAGCCTGAGTTCCTTTCATTCAAAGGCGACAGCACCTTCTCTTTCACCGTCAACGAGCGTGGCTGGGAGTGGGGGGCGGCGACAATCTCCGCGTCCGACATCTACCGCTACGCCAGCATCGCCGAGGAACTCGAGCTGATCCTGGACAGCGCCGGCGATACGGTCATTCCCGCCGATGGCGCGGTGGTTCTTGGCGGACATGGCGTCGAGCGCATCCGCAGCCGCGAGGCGAAAACGGTGGTCATCAAGATCAACGGTCGATCGCGCACGATACCCCGGAGAAAGCACAGCTATCGCGAGATTGCACTGCTCGCATACCCCGACGCCGATTTTGAGAAGTTCAAGTACACGATCACCTACCTGAAAGGTGTCCACGGCGCGGAAGGTGATCTGGTCGAGGGCGAGAAGATCGAAGTCAAGAACGGGATGGTCTTCAATGTCCGCCGATCTGATAAGTCGTGA
- a CDS encoding ribbon-helix-helix protein, CopG family yields MKRTMTLNLSDAEMSVLEAMCEEKGLSKTALVRQALRLYKSVDDRLARGEKVFVESADKSEKVELMVL; encoded by the coding sequence ATGAAGCGTACAATGACGCTTAACCTGTCGGACGCGGAAATGAGCGTCCTTGAAGCCATGTGTGAAGAAAAAGGGTTGTCCAAAACCGCGCTCGTTCGCCAGGCGCTGCGGCTCTACAAATCAGTCGACGATCGACTGGCGCGTGGCGAAAAGGTGTTTGTCGAAAGCGCCGATAAATCAGAAAAAGTAGAGCTGATGGTTCTATGA
- a CDS encoding DUF6527 family protein has translation MMARVDCLATVFVEDIPEQLEDGVLYVSRQCHVALHNCACGCGEEVSTPLVATEYDFVMEDEGASIWPSIGNHDFPCGSHYIIKRGRIHWAGKMSREQIEAGRAYDRLLKRGAQPKGLGAILAWFKRLWIKFIS, from the coding sequence ATGATGGCTCGGGTGGATTGTCTTGCAACGGTCTTTGTCGAAGACATTCCCGAACAGCTGGAAGACGGGGTCCTTTACGTGTCGCGCCAATGCCACGTTGCCCTCCATAATTGCGCCTGTGGGTGTGGCGAGGAGGTTTCAACACCGCTCGTTGCAACCGAATATGACTTTGTCATGGAGGACGAGGGCGCCTCGATCTGGCCGTCGATCGGCAACCACGACTTCCCTTGTGGCTCACACTACATCATCAAACGTGGCCGAATCCATTGGGCGGGCAAGATGTCTCGCGAGCAGATCGAAGCCGGCCGCGCCTATGACCGCCTTCTCAAGCGCGGTGCCCAGCCGAAGGGGCTCGGGGCCATCCTCGCATGGTTCAAGCGCCTGTGGATCAAGTTCATCAGCTAA
- a CDS encoding ImmA/IrrE family metallo-endopeptidase, with protein sequence MTMSAIEPIIGDFERQDIHEHISRLLRDLGNPEPPLRLEQVRALQKLDLTYYSKANLSLLDEIAHRARIAGNEITSTAKRMVDVVQQYGLRGILMLKEGDKRIFIDDDVAELKRRFLIAHEITHDLLPWHRSLLLGDNESTLNPTFHQAMEAEANYGGRRLLFLGGRFRPEALDCSFEWKSIEQLRKRYGNTLTTTLWQMVCERDPEFPAFGVVSRHPYHRDICEKAGNDNVAYFPRSKALAEHFPGITTEVAYSAICDHATNRKRGPVGEGESIFYDANGEPHIFWLHSFSNTYDLLTYCIYKKKHQRISPVGFRAA encoded by the coding sequence ATGACCATGTCCGCGATTGAGCCGATAATTGGGGACTTTGAGCGCCAAGATATCCATGAGCACATATCACGTTTGCTCCGTGATCTCGGCAATCCAGAGCCCCCGTTACGGCTCGAGCAGGTACGCGCGCTGCAAAAGCTTGACCTTACCTATTACAGCAAAGCGAACCTGAGCCTACTGGATGAGATCGCCCACCGGGCGCGAATCGCTGGCAACGAGATCACCAGTACGGCCAAGCGCATGGTCGATGTCGTCCAGCAATATGGCCTTCGTGGTATCCTTATGCTGAAGGAAGGCGACAAGCGGATCTTCATCGATGATGATGTGGCCGAGCTGAAGCGACGCTTCCTCATCGCACATGAGATTACGCATGACCTTCTGCCTTGGCATCGCTCCCTGCTTCTGGGCGACAATGAGTCGACGCTGAATCCGACATTCCATCAGGCAATGGAGGCGGAAGCCAATTATGGCGGGCGCCGTCTGTTGTTTCTCGGGGGAAGATTTCGTCCCGAAGCGCTCGACTGCTCATTTGAATGGAAGAGCATCGAGCAGCTTCGCAAGCGCTACGGGAACACCCTTACGACAACGCTTTGGCAAATGGTTTGCGAACGCGATCCGGAATTTCCTGCCTTCGGCGTTGTCAGCCGGCATCCCTATCACAGGGATATCTGCGAGAAGGCGGGCAATGACAATGTGGCCTATTTCCCGAGATCGAAAGCGCTTGCTGAGCACTTTCCCGGCATCACCACCGAAGTTGCCTATTCCGCCATCTGCGATCACGCAACGAACCGCAAGCGGGGTCCGGTGGGCGAAGGCGAAAGCATCTTTTATGACGCGAACGGCGAACCGCATATATTCTGGTTGCACAGCTTCTCAAATACTTATGATTTGCTCACTTACTGCATCTATAAGAAGAAACACCAACGCATTTCTCCCGTCGGCTTCAGGGCAGCCTGA
- a CDS encoding threonine aldolase family protein — MSDSKQTRPRDFTSDNIAGVPPEVIAAITACASGQALPYGNDELTHTVEHQLAGLFEHEVDVFLVSTGSAANALALAAITPPWGSILSHVDAHINRDECGAPEFYTTGAKLVQLPGEAGKIDIDALAANATRMVGDIHSVQPSSVSITQATEMGSVYALDEIKAIGDICRSANLPLHMDGARFANALVTLGCSPAEMTWKAGVDLLSFGATKNGTFGVDAVVSFRRDLASTIAFRRKRAGQLSSKMRFMAAQMDGYLSDGVWLRNAVHANAMASALAQGLAVVPGVKIQQRPEANILFCRLPTSLIRGLLDMGFRFYHDRWEPGIVRFVTSFATTGADVSDLIGAATSLCAPVGSARVPAGAK, encoded by the coding sequence ATGAGCGACAGCAAACAGACCCGCCCCCGCGACTTCACCAGCGACAACATCGCCGGCGTCCCCCCCGAGGTGATCGCAGCCATCACCGCGTGCGCGTCGGGTCAGGCGCTTCCCTACGGCAACGATGAGCTGACGCATACCGTCGAGCACCAGCTCGCCGGGTTGTTCGAGCATGAGGTCGACGTGTTCCTCGTTTCGACGGGGTCGGCGGCAAACGCGCTGGCGCTCGCGGCGATTACGCCGCCATGGGGCAGCATCCTCTCGCACGTCGACGCACACATCAACCGCGACGAGTGCGGCGCGCCGGAGTTCTACACCACCGGTGCGAAGTTGGTGCAGCTTCCAGGCGAGGCTGGCAAAATCGACATCGACGCCTTGGCGGCCAATGCAACGCGCATGGTGGGCGATATCCACTCGGTCCAGCCCTCCAGCGTCAGCATCACGCAGGCGACCGAGATGGGATCGGTCTACGCGCTCGATGAGATCAAGGCGATCGGCGATATCTGCCGATCGGCGAACCTGCCGCTCCATATGGACGGCGCCCGCTTCGCCAATGCCCTCGTCACTCTCGGCTGCTCGCCGGCCGAGATGACGTGGAAGGCCGGCGTCGACCTATTGTCATTTGGCGCCACGAAGAATGGAACGTTTGGGGTCGATGCGGTCGTCTCGTTCCGCAGAGATCTCGCGAGCACAATCGCCTTTCGCCGCAAGCGGGCCGGCCAGTTGAGTTCCAAGATGCGCTTCATGGCGGCGCAAATGGACGGTTATCTGAGCGACGGTGTCTGGCTGCGTAACGCGGTCCATGCCAATGCGATGGCGTCGGCGCTTGCGCAAGGGTTGGCCGTCGTGCCGGGCGTGAAAATCCAGCAGCGTCCCGAGGCCAACATCCTATTCTGCCGACTTCCCACGTCGCTAATCCGGGGGCTGCTCGACATGGGATTCCGCTTCTACCATGACCGCTGGGAGCCCGGGATCGTGAGGTTCGTCACCTCTTTCGCGACGACCGGGGCCGACGTGTCCGACTTGATCGGCGCGGCGACCAGCCTCTGCGCACCGGTCGGCTCGGCTCGTGTTCCGGCTGGCGCCAAATGA
- a CDS encoding OmpW/AlkL family protein: MARARIGVARAMTAAVVLIVAGQAGAADVGQAASVPQAEAWVAEAPSPWQIRLRALGVITEDSGYVNAVPGSGLSYSNTVTPELDISYFVTDNIAAELILGTTYANIDGQGAIGGLGKVGKVWLLPPTVTLQYHFTDLGAFKPYVGAGVNYTIFYHQQAGSADDLKVKNTFGAALQVGFDYMVDEHWGVNFDVKKLFLKPDFDVTVAGAKLTGKANLDPWLIGAGVTYRF, from the coding sequence ATGGCGAGAGCGCGAATTGGCGTGGCCCGGGCAATGACAGCGGCTGTCGTCCTCATCGTGGCGGGACAGGCCGGCGCGGCAGATGTTGGGCAAGCCGCGAGCGTCCCGCAGGCAGAAGCCTGGGTCGCGGAAGCGCCAAGCCCCTGGCAGATCCGCCTGCGTGCGTTGGGGGTGATCACCGAGGATTCGGGCTATGTCAATGCGGTACCCGGCTCCGGTCTTTCTTATTCGAACACCGTGACGCCGGAACTCGATATCTCATATTTCGTCACGGACAACATCGCCGCCGAACTCATACTCGGCACCACCTATGCCAACATCGATGGCCAAGGTGCGATCGGCGGGCTTGGCAAGGTCGGCAAGGTTTGGCTGCTGCCGCCAACGGTGACATTGCAGTATCATTTTACCGATCTCGGCGCCTTCAAACCCTATGTCGGCGCCGGCGTGAACTATACGATCTTCTATCATCAGCAAGCCGGCAGCGCCGATGATCTCAAGGTCAAGAACACATTCGGCGCCGCGCTGCAGGTCGGATTCGACTACATGGTGGACGAGCACTGGGGCGTCAACTTCGACGTGAAGAAGCTTTTCCTCAAGCCCGACTTCGACGTCACTGTCGCCGGCGCCAAGCTCACAGGCAAGGCCAATCTCGATCCCTGGTTGATAGGCGCAGGTGTCACTTACCGCTTCTAA
- a CDS encoding GNAT family N-acetyltransferase, whose translation MPSISTRRANATDAGTVVRFIHALLDELTGGKAPAPDDVRQSAEIMLADAGVLVVIATADGEPVGIMVLNECTAIYAGGKFGYISELYVRPEKRSKGIAPHLLEVASQESHARGWKRLELAAPRQPKWKRTLDFYLRNGFEELGPRLCRMI comes from the coding sequence ATGCCTTCCATATCTACTCGCCGCGCCAACGCAACGGACGCAGGGACGGTCGTCCGTTTTATTCACGCGCTACTCGATGAACTCACTGGCGGGAAAGCTCCCGCGCCCGACGACGTGAGACAAAGCGCGGAGATAATGCTTGCCGACGCTGGCGTGCTCGTTGTGATCGCAACTGCAGATGGCGAGCCGGTCGGCATCATGGTGCTGAATGAATGCACGGCGATCTATGCAGGAGGTAAGTTCGGCTATATTTCGGAGCTGTATGTTCGACCCGAAAAGCGCTCCAAAGGTATCGCCCCTCATCTGCTAGAGGTCGCCTCGCAGGAAAGCCATGCGCGTGGTTGGAAGCGACTTGAGCTTGCAGCGCCCAGGCAGCCAAAATGGAAGCGCACGCTCGATTTCTATCTGCGGAACGGGTTTGAGGAGCTCGGCCCTCGGCTCTGTCGGATGATCTAG
- a CDS encoding ThiF family adenylyltransferase codes for MSADLISRDPHLKRLLDEGFELEMRELVLLVHSVPYVKRDMSLGRGTLVCILSLDSEGLTSTPQTGHTMWFTGETPCHRDGTPMTNIIHNSNEATVGSDIKVHHYFSSKPEGTGRYANIYDKVVTYESHLGAAARSHDKTANARTGVTLASAEDDSPFAIPDSASARYGIVIANRKLKGRIAIIGLGGTGAYLLDLAAKTRVAEIHIYDDDQLLNHNLFRSPGAPELALAKNFPRKVDYYAALYARMHKGVKPHATRVKADNIDEFAGYDFVFVCVDKGSSRRVIAEGLVRLGIPFVDTGIGLGLDDNTLDGCARATFIAPGTPWAEVATHLSFGDDDEEADVYGTEIQIAELNSLNAIMAIMRWKRWLTFYRDERNEKNATYMIEGNNITNRGA; via the coding sequence ATGTCCGCCGATCTGATAAGTCGTGATCCGCATCTGAAGCGGCTGCTGGACGAGGGGTTTGAGCTCGAGATGCGCGAGCTCGTCCTTCTCGTTCACAGCGTGCCCTACGTGAAGCGCGACATGTCGCTTGGCCGCGGCACGCTTGTCTGCATTCTGTCGCTGGATAGCGAAGGCCTGACCTCGACTCCACAAACCGGCCACACCATGTGGTTCACCGGAGAGACGCCTTGCCATCGCGATGGTACGCCGATGACCAATATCATCCACAACAGCAACGAGGCGACCGTCGGATCCGACATCAAGGTCCACCATTACTTCTCGTCGAAGCCAGAAGGGACTGGCCGGTATGCCAACATTTACGACAAGGTCGTCACCTACGAATCTCACCTCGGCGCCGCTGCGCGGTCGCACGACAAGACCGCGAACGCGCGCACAGGCGTCACGTTAGCCAGCGCGGAGGACGATAGCCCCTTCGCGATCCCCGATTCTGCGTCAGCCCGCTATGGAATCGTCATCGCCAACCGCAAGCTCAAGGGCCGCATTGCTATCATCGGCCTTGGCGGCACAGGTGCCTATCTGCTCGATCTCGCCGCCAAGACCCGCGTTGCCGAGATCCACATCTACGACGACGATCAACTTCTCAACCACAATCTTTTCCGTTCGCCCGGTGCTCCCGAACTGGCGCTGGCGAAGAATTTTCCCCGCAAGGTAGATTATTACGCAGCGCTTTACGCGCGTATGCACAAGGGCGTGAAGCCGCACGCCACCAGGGTCAAGGCTGACAACATTGATGAATTTGCAGGTTATGACTTCGTCTTTGTCTGTGTTGACAAGGGATCGTCGCGGCGCGTCATTGCCGAAGGGTTGGTTCGCCTGGGCATTCCGTTCGTCGACACTGGCATTGGTCTTGGGCTCGACGACAACACGCTCGACGGCTGCGCACGGGCGACTTTCATTGCCCCCGGCACGCCCTGGGCGGAAGTGGCGACCCATCTGTCGTTCGGTGACGACGATGAAGAGGCCGATGTGTACGGCACCGAAATCCAGATCGCCGAGCTCAATTCGTTGAACGCGATCATGGCGATTATGCGCTGGAAGCGCTGGCTGACCTTCTATCGTGATGAACGCAACGAAAAGAACGCGACGTACATGATCGAGGGCAACAATATCACGAACCGGGGGGCATGA
- a CDS encoding helix-turn-helix domain-containing protein — MKLHFTADWLRSHIEHDPDVDCDAGLPLRDAAPLERLMQEKSRHQATAGQPSAAPEQKSVVLFKLVHQLRRKDGLSIAQLAAKIRVDAAELEKVEKDPCYVPGPRTVHQLAEFIGVSARAVEQLTAASSAQNDNLTEAAHRFAASSDDLSKLSQAERRDLNDFVKVLASIDKKNG; from the coding sequence ATGAAATTACATTTCACTGCCGATTGGCTACGCAGCCATATCGAACATGATCCAGATGTCGATTGCGACGCGGGACTCCCGCTGCGCGATGCAGCTCCGCTTGAGCGTCTTATGCAGGAGAAGTCTCGTCATCAAGCAACCGCGGGGCAGCCTTCGGCTGCCCCCGAACAGAAATCTGTTGTGCTGTTTAAATTGGTGCATCAGCTTCGACGCAAGGACGGATTGAGCATTGCGCAGTTGGCTGCCAAAATTCGTGTTGATGCGGCGGAATTGGAGAAGGTGGAAAAGGATCCCTGCTATGTTCCAGGCCCGCGTACCGTTCATCAGCTGGCCGAGTTCATTGGGGTTTCAGCACGTGCTGTAGAACAGCTGACCGCGGCGTCGTCTGCGCAGAACGACAATCTCACCGAAGCGGCGCATCGTTTTGCCGCGAGTTCGGACGACCTATCGAAGCTAAGCCAGGCTGAAAGGCGCGACCTCAACGATTTCGTCAAGGTACTGGCGTCAATCGATAAGAAGAATGGATGA
- a CDS encoding omptin family outer membrane protease codes for MKLYVKVFGGAAALFAAWPAMASEPVVSEPAPYNPNFSFVGGVGVIDIEANELVNQSRYSGSKLSQFIWESTSPVISAEMTARSEAGWTAKLSGQFAFSGDSYMEYYAWFPPFSTNDGWNDWSSRSRHSDTGLDHFYSATVALGHDFQVSDQLLINVNGGFKYTSVKWTAYGGSYVISGAGFRDSVGDYPGDTKVASYQQNLPVAFAGIDATYVKDRWNFGFALKGGMTFSAGGTDHHWIPDQRYEEDFESAPVLMIGGSVGYQYNERTSFFVSGSYEKMFTARADSKLYDMPTGAEIGGNDSMSGDFAAATVMVGIKTAF; via the coding sequence ATGAAATTGTATGTGAAAGTCTTTGGTGGAGCGGCAGCATTGTTCGCTGCCTGGCCGGCGATGGCCAGCGAGCCGGTGGTGAGCGAACCGGCGCCCTACAATCCCAATTTCTCTTTCGTCGGCGGCGTCGGCGTCATCGACATCGAGGCCAACGAGCTAGTCAATCAGAGTCGCTACAGCGGCTCGAAGCTAAGCCAATTTATCTGGGAAAGCACCTCTCCGGTCATTTCAGCCGAGATGACGGCGCGCAGCGAGGCCGGCTGGACCGCCAAGCTTTCCGGCCAGTTCGCCTTCAGCGGCGACAGCTACATGGAATACTATGCCTGGTTCCCGCCATTCTCGACCAATGATGGCTGGAATGACTGGAGCAGCCGTTCGCGTCATTCCGACACCGGTCTGGATCACTTCTATTCGGCAACCGTCGCGCTCGGCCACGACTTCCAGGTCAGCGATCAGCTGCTGATCAACGTCAACGGTGGCTTCAAGTACACCTCGGTCAAGTGGACTGCCTATGGCGGCTCCTACGTCATCAGCGGTGCCGGCTTCCGGGATTCGGTGGGCGACTACCCAGGAGACACAAAGGTCGCCAGCTACCAGCAGAACTTGCCGGTCGCCTTTGCCGGCATCGATGCGACCTATGTCAAGGATCGCTGGAACTTCGGCTTTGCGCTGAAGGGCGGCATGACCTTCTCGGCCGGCGGTACCGATCATCACTGGATCCCTGACCAGCGCTACGAGGAAGATTTCGAATCGGCGCCGGTTCTGATGATCGGCGGCAGCGTCGGCTACCAGTACAACGAGCGGACCAGCTTCTTCGTCTCCGGTTCCTACGAAAAGATGTTCACCGCTCGCGCCGACTCCAAACTCTATGACATGCCGACCGGCGCAGAGATTGGCGGCAACGACTCGATGAGCGGCGATTTTGCCGCGGCGACGGTGATGGTCGGCATCAAGACCGCGTTCTGA
- a CDS encoding transposase yields MFQAWDVDPSDAWPDGRYQEEDQALSPSDLTDEEWSRIQPFLPGAAKTGRRVVTDLREVLNAIRYMARSDGGWRILSKDFPPISVAVETPYGHAHGLRQLAGTFPGLTAKQQATIKALNAEYAKTRSRVPACQRTAGRC; encoded by the coding sequence GTGTTTCAAGCTTGGGATGTGGACCCGAGCGACGCGTGGCCGGATGGCCGATATCAAGAAGAAGACCAAGCGCTATCCCCCTCCGATCTGACGGATGAGGAATGGTCGCGGATACAACCGTTCCTGCCGGGCGCGGCCAAGACCGGACGGCGCGTGGTGACGGACTTGCGCGAGGTCTTGAACGCGATCCGCTACATGGCCCGATCGGATGGCGGCTGGCGCATTCTGTCAAAGGATTTCCCGCCCATATCGGTCGCGGTCGAGACGCCTTACGGACATGCCCACGGACTGCGCCAACTGGCTGGAACGTTCCCCGGCCTGACGGCGAAGCAGCAGGCGACGATCAAGGCGCTGAACGCAGAATACGCCAAAACTCGAAGCCGAGTGCCAGCGTGCCAACGAACTGCCGGCCGATGTTGA